Proteins found in one Pseudomonas sp. P8_241 genomic segment:
- a CDS encoding formimidoylglutamate deiminase, with protein MSAFFAERALLPSGWANNVRLEVNADGVLTHIQADSNADGAERLSGPLLPGMPNLHSHAFQRAMAGLAEVAGNPNDSFWTWRDLMYRLVGKISPEQLGVIARQLYIEMLKAGYTSVAEFHYVHHDRNGQPYADPAELALRISQAASAAGIGLTLLPVLYSHSGFGGQTPNEGQRRFINSTENYLTLQSRLQPMLAQQPAQSLGLCFHSLRAVTPQQISEVLAASDQQCPVHIHIAEQQKEVEDCLTWSGRRPLQWLYENVDVDQRWCLVHATHANPEEITLMAKSRAIAGLCLTTEANLGDGIFPAVDFLAQGGRMGIGSDSHVSLSVVEELRWLEYGQRLRDQRRNRLYGADQPMVGRTLFDAALDGGAQALGQPIGALEVGKRADWLVLDGNDPYLATANGDGILNRWLFAGGDRQVRDVLVNGQWVVRDGRHADEEESNRAFTQVLRDLLG; from the coding sequence ATGTCCGCCTTCTTTGCCGAACGCGCGCTGCTGCCTAGTGGATGGGCCAACAATGTACGTCTTGAGGTCAACGCCGACGGCGTATTGACCCATATTCAGGCCGATTCCAACGCAGATGGCGCCGAACGGCTGAGCGGTCCGCTGCTGCCGGGCATGCCGAACCTGCACTCCCACGCCTTCCAGCGGGCCATGGCAGGACTAGCGGAAGTGGCGGGCAACCCGAACGACAGCTTCTGGACCTGGCGCGATTTGATGTATCGCCTCGTCGGAAAAATCAGCCCGGAGCAACTCGGCGTCATCGCCCGTCAGCTGTACATCGAAATGCTCAAGGCCGGTTACACCTCGGTGGCGGAGTTTCATTACGTCCATCACGACCGCAACGGTCAGCCTTACGCCGATCCGGCTGAACTGGCGCTGCGTATCAGCCAGGCTGCCAGCGCTGCCGGGATCGGCTTGACCCTGCTGCCGGTGCTTTACAGCCATTCCGGTTTCGGTGGCCAGACGCCGAACGAGGGTCAGCGTCGCTTTATCAACAGCACCGAGAACTACCTCACGCTGCAATCACGCTTGCAACCGATGCTGGCGCAGCAACCCGCGCAGTCCCTGGGATTGTGTTTCCACTCATTGCGCGCAGTTACGCCGCAACAAATCAGCGAAGTGCTGGCGGCCAGCGACCAGCAATGCCCGGTGCACATCCATATCGCCGAGCAGCAGAAAGAAGTCGAAGACTGCCTGACCTGGAGTGGCCGACGTCCGTTGCAATGGCTTTACGAAAATGTCGACGTTGATCAGCGCTGGTGTCTGGTCCACGCGACCCATGCCAACCCGGAAGAAATCACGCTGATGGCCAAGAGTCGCGCCATCGCCGGCCTGTGCCTGACCACCGAGGCCAACCTCGGCGACGGGATTTTCCCGGCAGTGGATTTCCTCGCTCAGGGCGGACGCATGGGCATCGGTTCCGACAGTCATGTGTCGCTGAGTGTGGTGGAAGAATTGCGCTGGCTGGAATACGGCCAGCGTCTGCGCGATCAGCGACGCAACCGTTTGTATGGCGCGGATCAGCCGATGGTCGGGCGCACGTTGTTTGATGCGGCGCTGGACGGTGGTGCCCAGGCGCTGGGGCAACCGATTGGTGCGCTGGAAGTCGGCAAGCGCGCCGACTGGCTGGTGCTGGACGGCAACGATCCGTACCTGGCGACAGCCAATGGCGACGGGATTTTGAATCGCTGGCTGTTTGCCGGTGGGGATCGCCAAGTGCGCGATGTGTTGGTGAATGGGCAGTGGGTGGTGCGTGACGGTCGGCATGCGGACGAAGAAGAAAGCAACCGCGCCTTCACTCAGGTCCTGCGCGATCTCCTGGGCTGA
- the hutC gene encoding histidine utilization repressor: protein MGDSPAPLYARVKQMITQQIDSGNWPPHYRVPSESELVSQLGFSRMTINRALREMTADGLLVRMQGVGTFVAEPKSQSALFEVHNIADEIASRGHRHTCKVITLEEEAAGSERALALDMREGQKVFHSLIVHFENDIPVQIEDRFVNALVAPDYLKQDFTLQTPYAYLNQVAPLTEGEHVVEAILAEPSECKLLQIEKGEPCLLIRRRTWSGRQPVTAARLIHPGSRHRLEGRFHK from the coding sequence ATGGGCGACAGTCCGGCGCCCTTGTACGCCCGCGTCAAACAGATGATCACCCAGCAAATCGACAGTGGTAACTGGCCGCCGCACTATCGCGTTCCGTCGGAAAGCGAACTGGTCAGCCAGTTGGGCTTCAGCCGCATGACCATCAACCGCGCCTTGCGCGAGATGACCGCCGACGGCCTGTTGGTGCGCATGCAAGGTGTCGGCACGTTCGTCGCCGAGCCGAAAAGCCAGTCCGCCCTGTTCGAAGTGCACAACATCGCCGACGAAATCGCCTCCCGTGGCCATCGCCACACGTGCAAGGTCATCACCCTCGAAGAAGAGGCCGCCGGCTCCGAGCGCGCTTTGGCGCTGGACATGCGCGAAGGCCAGAAGGTGTTCCATTCGCTGATCGTGCATTTCGAAAACGACATCCCGGTGCAAATCGAAGACCGTTTCGTCAATGCGCTGGTGGCGCCGGACTACCTCAAGCAGGACTTCACCCTGCAAACGCCTTACGCCTACCTCAACCAGGTCGCGCCGCTGACCGAGGGCGAGCACGTGGTCGAGGCGATTCTGGCCGAGCCGTCCGAATGCAAATTGCTGCAGATTGAAAAAGGCGAGCCGTGCCTGCTGATTCGTCGCCGCACCTGGTCCGGTCGTCAGCCGGTGACCGCCGCTCGCTTGATCCACCCTGGTTCCCGTCATCGTCTTGAAGGTCGGTTCCACAAATGA
- a CDS encoding HutD family protein, with protein sequence MNELKVLRAKDYPRMPWKNGGGSTEEIARDAGTGLDGFGWRLSIADIGESGGFSTFAGYERVITVLQGDGMSLTVDGQDTRSLLPLDPFAFSGESKVSCTLLGGPIRDFNLIYAPQRYAARLQWLSGEQRFFSSAGTVLVFSISETLEVKVGNSASQLGRHDCLQHVGNIGLLEVSIRGACCVIELTER encoded by the coding sequence ATGAATGAGTTGAAGGTTCTACGCGCCAAAGACTACCCGCGTATGCCGTGGAAAAACGGCGGCGGCAGCACTGAGGAAATTGCCCGTGACGCTGGTACTGGCCTGGATGGCTTTGGCTGGCGCCTCTCGATTGCCGACATCGGAGAGTCGGGCGGGTTTTCCACCTTCGCCGGTTACGAGCGAGTGATCACGGTTTTACAGGGTGACGGCATGAGCCTGACGGTGGATGGCCAGGACACTCGGTCACTGTTACCGCTGGACCCGTTTGCGTTCAGCGGCGAGAGCAAGGTTTCCTGCACATTGCTCGGCGGTCCGATCCGCGATTTCAACCTCATCTATGCACCGCAGCGTTATGCCGCGCGGTTGCAGTGGTTGAGTGGGGAGCAACGGTTCTTCAGTTCGGCGGGCACCGTGTTGGTGTTCAGCATCAGCGAAACGCTGGAAGTGAAAGTCGGTAACAGTGCTTCGCAACTGGGTCGCCATGATTGCCTTCAGCATGTTGGTAACATAGGTCTTCTCGAGGTTTCCATTCGCGGCGCCTGTTGCGTGATCGAATTGACAGAGCGCTGA
- the hutU gene encoding urocanate hydratase gives MTKFRDVEIRAARGNTLTAKSWLTEAPLRMLMNNLDPEVAENPKELVVYGGIGRAARNWECYDKIVESLTNLNDDETLLVQSGKPVGVFKTHSNAPRVLIANSNLVPHWASWEHFNELDAKGLAMYGQMTAGSWIYIGSQGIVQGTYETFVEAGRQHYNDDLKGKWVLTAGLGGMGGAQPLAATLAGACSLNIECQQVSIDFRLKSRYVDEQATDLDDALARIAKYTKEGKAISIALLGNAAEILPELVKRGVRPDMVTDQTSAHDPLNGYLPAGWTWDQYRARAKTEPAAVIKAAKQSMAVHVKAMLDFQKMGVPTFDYGNNIRQMAQEEGVENAFDFPGFVPAYIRPLFCRGIGPFRWAALSGNAEDIYKTDAKVKELIPDDAHLHNWLDMARERISFQGLPARICWVGLGLRAKLGLAFNEMVRSGELSAPIVIGRDHLDSGSVASPNRETESMQDGSDAVSDWPLLNALLNTASGATWVSLHHGGGVGMGFSQHSGMVIVCDGTDEAAERIARVLHNDPATGVMRHADAGYQIAIDCAKEQGLNLPMITGK, from the coding sequence GTGACTAAATTTCGTGACGTTGAAATCCGCGCTGCCCGCGGTAACACGCTGACCGCCAAGAGCTGGCTGACCGAAGCGCCGCTGCGCATGCTGATGAACAACCTCGACCCGGAAGTCGCCGAGAACCCTAAAGAACTGGTGGTTTACGGTGGTATCGGGCGTGCAGCGCGTAACTGGGAATGCTACGACAAGATCGTCGAAAGCCTGACCAACCTGAACGACGACGAGACCCTGCTGGTGCAATCCGGCAAGCCGGTCGGCGTGTTCAAGACCCACAGCAACGCTCCTCGCGTACTGATCGCCAACTCCAACCTGGTGCCACACTGGGCGAGCTGGGAACACTTCAACGAACTGGACGCCAAAGGCCTGGCCATGTACGGCCAGATGACCGCCGGCAGCTGGATCTACATCGGCAGCCAGGGCATCGTCCAGGGCACCTACGAAACCTTCGTCGAAGCCGGTCGCCAACACTACAACGATGACCTGAAAGGCAAGTGGGTCCTGACCGCTGGCCTGGGCGGCATGGGTGGCGCACAGCCGCTGGCTGCAACCCTGGCCGGCGCTTGCTCGCTGAACATCGAATGCCAGCAGGTCAGCATCGATTTCCGTTTGAAAAGCCGCTACGTCGACGAGCAAGCCACCGACCTCGACGACGCACTGGCCCGCATCGCCAAATACACCAAAGAAGGCAAGGCGATCTCCATCGCGCTGCTGGGTAACGCGGCTGAAATCCTGCCGGAGCTGGTCAAGCGCGGCGTGCGCCCGGACATGGTCACCGACCAGACCAGCGCCCACGATCCGCTCAACGGCTACCTGCCGGCCGGCTGGACCTGGGACCAGTACCGCGCTCGCGCCAAGACCGAGCCTGCTGCTGTGATCAAAGCCGCCAAGCAATCGATGGCCGTGCACGTCAAAGCCATGTTGGACTTCCAGAAAATGGGCGTACCGACTTTCGACTACGGCAACAACATCCGTCAGATGGCTCAGGAAGAAGGCGTGGAAAACGCATTCGACTTCCCGGGCTTCGTACCGGCCTACATCCGTCCACTGTTCTGCCGTGGCATCGGCCCGTTCCGTTGGGCTGCACTGTCGGGCAACGCTGAAGACATCTACAAGACCGACGCCAAGGTCAAAGAGCTGATCCCGGACGACGCTCACCTGCACAACTGGCTGGACATGGCCCGCGAGCGCATCAGCTTCCAGGGTCTGCCGGCACGTATCTGCTGGGTTGGCCTGGGTCTGCGCGCCAAGCTGGGTCTGGCGTTCAACGAAATGGTGCGCAGCGGTGAATTGTCCGCACCCATCGTCATCGGCCGTGACCACCTGGACTCCGGTTCGGTAGCCAGCCCGAACCGCGAAACCGAATCGATGCAGGACGGTTCCGACGCCGTGTCCGACTGGCCACTGCTCAACGCTCTGCTGAACACCGCGAGCGGGGCGACCTGGGTTTCCCTGCACCACGGCGGCGGCGTCGGCATGGGCTTCTCCCAGCATTCGGGCATGGTGATTGTCTGCGACGGTACGGACGAAGCGGCAGAGCGCATTGCTCGCGTTCTGCACAACGACCCGGCGACTGGCGTTATGCGTCATGCCGATGCCGGTTACCAGATCGCCATCGACTGCGCCAAGGAACAAGGGCTGAACCTGCCGATGATTACCGGCAAGTAA
- a CDS encoding purine-cytosine permease family protein: protein MAVTSERAGNKPLIEKRSIDYIPEAERHGRLFSQFTLWMGANLQITAIVTGALAVVLGGDVFWSLIGLLIGQLLGGGVMALHAAQGPKLGLPQMISSRVQFGVYGAAIPIVLVCLMYLGFTATGTVLSGQALGQLFGVSDTVGILLFASVIVLVTVLGYRVIHWIGRVASVIGVIAFVYLFSRLMSQVDVGALLQIRHFSWSSFLLAVSLAASWQIAFGPYVADYSRYLPSKVSSVKTFFAAGAGSVIGAQVAMVLGVFAAASANGQFAGHEVAYIVGLGGTGATAALLYFSIAFGKVTISTLNSYGSFMCIATIISGFRGELKVTRLQRLVFVLVIVGAATLMALLGQHSFLGAFKSFILFLLAFFTPWSAINLVDYYCITRERYDVPALADPNGRYGRWNTLGISVYVFGVLVQLPFISSKFYTGPLVDALGGVDISWIIGLVLPAALYYLCAKKWHGTVPDQLILPVEQDAVIEQKLSTGRAAAQA, encoded by the coding sequence ATGGCTGTCACCAGCGAACGTGCAGGCAACAAACCGTTGATCGAGAAACGCTCGATCGACTACATCCCGGAAGCGGAAAGACACGGTCGTCTGTTCAGCCAGTTCACCCTGTGGATGGGGGCCAACCTGCAAATCACCGCGATTGTCACCGGCGCATTGGCGGTGGTGCTCGGCGGTGATGTGTTCTGGTCGCTCATCGGTTTGCTGATCGGGCAATTGCTCGGCGGTGGCGTGATGGCGTTGCATGCGGCGCAAGGGCCCAAGCTTGGCTTGCCGCAGATGATCTCCAGCCGGGTGCAGTTCGGCGTTTATGGCGCGGCCATCCCGATTGTGCTGGTCTGCTTGATGTACCTGGGCTTTACCGCAACGGGAACCGTGCTTTCCGGCCAGGCGCTGGGCCAGTTGTTTGGGGTCAGCGACACCGTCGGCATCCTGCTTTTTGCCAGTGTCATCGTGCTGGTCACGGTGCTCGGTTATCGGGTGATCCATTGGATCGGCCGTGTTGCCAGTGTCATTGGCGTGATTGCCTTTGTTTATCTGTTCAGCCGTCTGATGAGCCAGGTTGACGTTGGCGCGCTGTTGCAAATCCGCCACTTCAGCTGGAGCAGTTTCCTGCTGGCGGTGTCGCTCGCGGCGTCCTGGCAGATCGCCTTCGGCCCCTATGTGGCTGACTATTCCCGCTACTTGCCGAGCAAAGTTTCCTCGGTAAAGACCTTTTTTGCCGCAGGCGCAGGTTCGGTCATTGGTGCACAGGTAGCGATGGTTCTCGGCGTGTTCGCTGCCGCGTCGGCCAACGGGCAATTCGCCGGCCACGAAGTGGCCTACATCGTTGGTCTGGGTGGTACCGGTGCTACCGCTGCGCTGCTGTACTTCAGCATCGCGTTCGGCAAGGTCACCATCTCCACGCTGAACTCCTACGGCAGCTTCATGTGCATTGCGACCATCATCAGCGGCTTTCGCGGTGAGCTGAAAGTAACGCGCTTGCAGCGTCTGGTGTTCGTGCTGGTCATCGTCGGTGCTGCGACCCTGATGGCGTTGCTCGGCCAGCACTCGTTCCTCGGTGCATTCAAGTCCTTCATCCTGTTCTTGCTGGCGTTCTTCACGCCCTGGAGCGCGATCAACCTGGTGGATTACTACTGCATCACCCGCGAACGCTATGACGTGCCGGCGCTGGCCGATCCGAACGGTCGTTACGGCCGCTGGAACACTCTCGGGATCAGCGTCTATGTTTTCGGTGTGTTGGTGCAGCTGCCGTTCATCTCCTCCAAGTTCTATACCGGTCCGCTGGTGGATGCCCTGGGGGGAGTGGATATTTCCTGGATCATCGGCCTGGTGCTGCCCGCCGCCCTGTATTACCTGTGCGCAAAAAAATGGCACGGCACAGTGCCCGATCAACTGATCCTGCCGGTCGAGCAGGACGCCGTCATCGAACAAAAGCTGAGCACCGGCCGCGCTGCGGCGCAGGCCTGA
- a CDS encoding ABC transporter substrate-binding protein has product MKSNKTLLTTLLSMGLLASAGATQAAGWCESGKPVKFAGLNWESGMLLTDVLQVVLEKGYDCKTDSLPGNSITMENALSSNDIQVFAEEWVGRSEVWNKAEKAGKVVGVGAPVVGAVEGWYVPRYVIEGDASRKLEAKAPDLKNIADLGKYATVFKDQEEPTKGRFYNCPAGWTCELDNSEMLKSYGLESTYTNFRPGTGPALDAAVLSSYKRGEPILFYYWSPTPLMGQVDLVKLEEKPGVDKTVTIKVGLSKTFHDEAPELVAVLEKVNLPIDLLNQNLGRMAKERIASPKLAKIFLKEHPEVWHQWVSEDAARKIDAAL; this is encoded by the coding sequence ATGAAATCGAACAAGACCCTGCTGACCACATTGCTTTCCATGGGCCTGCTGGCCAGCGCCGGCGCCACGCAGGCGGCGGGTTGGTGCGAGTCGGGGAAACCTGTGAAATTCGCCGGTCTGAACTGGGAAAGCGGCATGCTGCTGACCGACGTGTTGCAGGTCGTGCTTGAGAAAGGCTACGACTGCAAGACCGACAGCCTGCCGGGTAACTCCATCACCATGGAAAACGCCCTGAGCAGCAACGATATTCAAGTATTCGCCGAAGAATGGGTCGGCCGCAGCGAGGTCTGGAACAAGGCCGAGAAGGCCGGCAAGGTCGTCGGTGTCGGCGCTCCTGTAGTCGGTGCTGTCGAAGGCTGGTACGTGCCGCGCTACGTGATCGAAGGCGATGCCAGCCGCAAGCTCGAAGCCAAGGCGCCAGACCTGAAAAACATCGCCGACCTGGGCAAGTACGCCACGGTGTTCAAGGATCAGGAAGAGCCGACCAAAGGCCGCTTCTACAACTGCCCGGCCGGTTGGACCTGTGAGCTCGACAACAGCGAAATGCTCAAAAGCTACGGCCTGGAAAGCACCTACACCAACTTCCGCCCAGGCACCGGCCCGGCGCTGGATGCCGCCGTGCTGTCGAGCTACAAGCGCGGAGAGCCGATCCTGTTCTATTACTGGTCGCCGACGCCGCTGATGGGCCAGGTCGACCTGGTCAAGCTTGAAGAAAAACCGGGCGTGGACAAGACCGTGACCATCAAGGTCGGCCTGTCCAAGACCTTCCATGACGAAGCCCCGGAACTGGTGGCCGTACTGGAAAAGGTCAACCTGCCGATCGACCTGCTGAACCAGAACCTGGGGCGCATGGCCAAGGAGCGGATTGCTTCGCCGAAACTGGCGAAAATCTTCCTCAAGGAACATCCTGAAGTCTGGCACCAGTGGGTGAGCGAAGACGCTGCCAGGAAAATCGACGCGGCCTTGTAG
- a CDS encoding ABC transporter permease: MFPESFTFSIADWVNGWVDSLVTNYGDVFRSISDTLLWAIVNLEGLLRAAPWWLMLAIVAGVAWHATRKVVTTAVIVGLLFLVGAVGLWDKLMQTLALMMVATVISVLIGIPLGILSARSNRLRSVLMPLLDIMQTMPSFVYLIPVLMLFGLGKVPAIFATVIYAAPPLIRLTDLGIRQVDGEVMEAINAFGANRWQQLFGVQLPLALPSIMAGINQTTMMALSMVVIASMIGARGLGEDVLVGIQTLNVGRGLEAGLAIVILAVVIDRITQAYGRPRHEVSK, from the coding sequence ATGTTTCCCGAAAGCTTTACCTTTTCCATCGCCGACTGGGTCAACGGTTGGGTCGATTCGCTGGTAACCAATTACGGCGACGTGTTCCGCAGCATCTCCGACACCCTGTTGTGGGCCATCGTCAATCTCGAAGGCCTGCTGCGTGCGGCACCGTGGTGGCTGATGCTGGCGATCGTGGCCGGCGTGGCCTGGCACGCAACCCGCAAGGTGGTGACCACCGCGGTGATCGTCGGTTTGCTGTTCCTGGTCGGCGCGGTCGGCCTCTGGGACAAACTGATGCAGACCCTGGCGCTGATGATGGTGGCGACGGTCATTTCGGTGCTGATCGGCATCCCGCTGGGCATCCTCTCGGCGCGCAGCAATCGCCTGCGTTCGGTGTTGATGCCGCTGTTGGACATCATGCAGACCATGCCGAGCTTCGTGTACCTGATCCCGGTGCTGATGCTGTTCGGTCTGGGCAAGGTCCCGGCGATTTTCGCCACGGTGATCTATGCCGCACCGCCGCTGATCCGCCTGACAGACCTGGGCATTCGCCAGGTTGACGGCGAAGTGATGGAAGCGATCAACGCTTTCGGTGCCAACCGCTGGCAGCAATTGTTCGGCGTGCAACTGCCGCTGGCCTTGCCAAGCATCATGGCGGGTATCAACCAGACCACCATGATGGCCCTGTCGATGGTGGTGATTGCCTCGATGATCGGTGCCCGTGGTTTGGGTGAAGACGTGCTGGTGGGGATTCAGACCCTCAACGTCGGACGCGGCCTGGAGGCGGGTTTGGCGATTGTGATTCTGGCAGTGGTCATCGACCGCATTACACAGGCGTACGGTCGGCCACGGCATGAGGTGAGCAAATGA
- a CDS encoding quaternary amine ABC transporter ATP-binding protein has protein sequence MNNASVSKIEVKNVFKIFGNRSKDALAMVGQGKTKEQVLSETGCVVGVNDLSLSIGSGEIFVIMGLSGSGKSTLVRHFNRLIDPTSGAILVDGVDILQYDMEALREFRRRKISMVFQSFGLLPHKSVLDNVAYGLKIRGESKALCNERALHWINTVGLKGYENKYPHQLSGGMRQRVGLARALAADTDIILMDEAFSALDPLIRAEMQDQLLELQKTLHKTIVFITHDLDEAVRIGNRIAILKDGRLIQVGTPREILHSPADEYVDRFVQRRAAVV, from the coding sequence ATGAACAACGCATCCGTAAGCAAGATCGAAGTCAAAAACGTCTTCAAGATTTTCGGTAACCGTTCCAAGGACGCGCTGGCCATGGTCGGCCAGGGCAAGACCAAGGAGCAAGTGCTGTCCGAGACGGGTTGCGTGGTCGGCGTGAACGATCTGTCCCTGAGCATCGGCAGCGGCGAGATCTTCGTGATCATGGGGTTATCGGGTTCAGGAAAATCCACTCTGGTGCGCCACTTCAACCGCCTGATCGATCCGACCAGCGGCGCGATCCTGGTGGACGGCGTGGACATCCTGCAATACGACATGGAAGCCCTGCGCGAATTTCGTCGGCGCAAGATCAGCATGGTGTTCCAGAGCTTCGGCCTGTTGCCGCACAAGAGCGTGCTGGATAACGTCGCCTATGGCTTGAAAATCCGTGGCGAAAGCAAAGCCCTGTGCAACGAACGGGCGCTGCACTGGATCAACACCGTGGGCCTCAAGGGCTACGAAAACAAATACCCGCATCAGCTGTCCGGTGGCATGCGTCAGCGTGTAGGCCTGGCTCGCGCCCTGGCGGCGGACACCGACATCATTCTGATGGACGAAGCGTTCAGCGCCCTCGATCCGCTGATCCGCGCCGAGATGCAAGACCAGTTGCTGGAGCTGCAAAAGACCTTGCACAAGACCATCGTCTTCATCACCCACGACCTCGACGAGGCCGTGCGCATCGGCAACCGCATCGCGATCCTCAAGGACGGCCGCCTGATCCAGGTCGGCACGCCGCGAGAGATCCTGCATTCGCCGGCGGATGAGTATGTCGACCGCTTTGTGCAGCGTCGGGCGGCGGTGGTTTAA